A DNA window from Pungitius pungitius chromosome 1, fPunPun2.1, whole genome shotgun sequence contains the following coding sequences:
- the LOC119222901 gene encoding sterile alpha motif domain-containing protein 9-like: MESFFVTSSGIPLVHFFLAEKKRNNRICILLLMSELTTMEWTHQNIICFLRSNFGEHLQRNPDATNTQLFSFLALLNAYLPQSSLLMSECQQILGPPDPIDGGPPFEERMKPFNILIKISDQCCSIDPVSAQCSVQLLAEYGISRSTTVKKLIISLCGDHPKKYVLTFIKDLLTNRKVGGKRKNKFSRLIEDITDEEIFSHAVSVLKTASDKLRQNLIYPQTLARLYYIRGGKNKYNQAEKWAKTAIERAPNNSYVADTLGQVYKNRLMKEARTLEDTERMGNEALKAFEDVEKKAEGEEGQDMMEMAGTLSISKTFNNRGLFGFIQVAQIFLTKLPRQERRRYIQNLKMKIEAKFDFFERYLTFSQPDETSTEPRYFWKDIVLCYEKFTTEKAAESVSFPGLLEALNRGLFTSKGRRAGFVEAELTVSDLERIQEDLRTAYEADPDNVQAAESYVLSNIILGQEMHDSPKLTPLSELQAIINRLLETGSKTPELHLMAVLLFWPDEEPETVPDEEDEEVEPPATEDEESEDECREFDTRDEEEETSAESEQSLELLSNPDMKRYVALMEKAYMTSDAKYHRGRCLLPLFFLGKGSGLSRWIHKSRLDKIVENEVNNELAAESVESAEEKWKLFSKKWADGDVWQIPEIQDMLLPIQVELPNSPTTPQEHEEEEVLAYARAKKIKVKTNREPNSSPCPVLFYLGFTIQGPVVF; the protein is encoded by the coding sequence atGGAGTCTTTTTTCGTTACCTCTTCAGGAATTCCGCTGGTCCACTTTTTTCTagcagaaaagaagagaaataacAGAATTTGCATCCTCCTCCTGATGTCTGAGCTAACCACCATGGAGTGGACACATCAGAacataatttgttttctaaggtCAAATTTTGGTGAGCATTTGCAAAGAAATCCAGATGCTACCAACACGCAACTGTTCTCTTTTTTGGCGCTGTTGAACGCGTACCTTCCTCAGTCCTCCCTCCTGATGTCTGAGTGCCAACAGATCCTTGGACCCCCCGATCCGATCGACGGGGGCCCCCCCTTTGAAGAAAGAATGAAGCCATTTAACATCCTCATCAAAATATCGGATCAATGCTGTTCGATTGACCCAGTTTCTGCACAGTGTTCTGTGCAGCTCCTGGCTGAATATGGAATTTCCAGGAGTACCACAGTGAAGAAATTGATCATCTCCCTTTGTGGAGATCACCCCAAAAAATATGTGCTTACGTTCATCAAAGATTTACTGACAAACAGAAAAGTTGGAGGAAAACGTAAAAATAAGTTCTCAAGGTTGATTGAAGACATAACGGATGAAGAGATTTTCTCCCACGCTGTGTCCGTCTTAAAAACTGCGTCAGATAAATTGAGACAAAACTTAATTTACCCCCAAACCCTGGCTCGACTCTATTATATCAGAGGAGGCAAAAACAAGTACAACCAAGCAGAAAAATGGGCAAAGACAGCCATTGAAAGAGCTCCAAACAACTCCTACGTGGCTGACACTCTCGGGCAGGTTTACAAGAATCGTCTGATGAAGGAAGCCAGGACCCTGGAGGACACAGAACGCATGGGGAACGAGGCTTTGAAAGCCTTTGAAGATGTGGAGAAAAaagcagaaggagaggagggccaGGACATGATGGAAATGGCTGGTACTCTAAGCATTTCTAAGACCTTCAATAACCGAGGCCTTTTTGGCTTCATTCAGGTGGCACAGATATTCTTAACAAAACTTCCTCGACAGGAACGTCGGCGTTACATccaaaacttaaaaatgaaaatagaagCTAAGTTTGACTTTTTTGAACGTTACCTAACCTTCTCCCAGCCCGACGAGACATCCACAGAGCCCCGTTACTTCTGGAAGGACATTGTACTGTGTTACGAAAAGTTCACAACAGAAAAGGCAGCTGAGTCCGTGAGCTTCCCTGGTCTCCTGGAAGCTCTGAACCGTGGTCTTTTCACATCAAAGGGACGGCGTGCGGGTTTCGTGGAGGCCGAGCTAACGGTGTCGGATTTAGAGAGAATCCAGGAGGATTTGAGGACCGCCTACGAGGCCGATCCCGACAACGTCCAGGCAGCGGAGAGTTACGTCCTGTCCAACATCATCTTGGGCCAGGAGATGCATGACTCTCCTAAGCTCACCCCCCTGAGTGAACTCCAAGCAATAATAAACCGATTGTTGGAGACAGGGTCTAAAACCCCTGAACTTCACCTCATGGCTGTGCTGTTGTTCTGGCCTGACGAAGAGCCTGAAACAGTGCCagatgaggaggacgaagaaGTGGAGCCACCGGCTACGGAGGATGAAGAATCAGAGGACGAATGCCGGGAGTTTGACACCagagacgaggaagaagaaacaAGCGCAGAGTCAGAACAGTCTCTTGAGCTCCTGTCTAACCCCGACATGAAACGCTATGTTGCTCTCATGGAGAAGGCCTACATGACATCCGATGCCAAGTACCATCGAGGCCGTTGCCTTCTGCCTCTGTTTTTTCTGGGGAAGGGCTCTGGACTGAGCAGATGGATCCATAAGTCACGGTTGGACAAGATCGTGGAAAACGAGGTGAATAACGAGCTGGCTGCCGAAAGCGTTGAAAGTGCAGAGGAGAAATGGAAGCTGTTCAGTAAAAAATGGGCCGATGGGGATGTGTGGCAAATCCCGGAAATTCAAGACATGCTTCTGCCAATCCAGGTGGAGTTACCCAACTCTCCCACAACGCCACAGGagcatgaagaagaggaagtgcTTGCCTACGCTCgagcaaagaaaataaaggttaaaaCCAATCGTGAGCCAAATTCATCGCCGTGCCCGGTGCTTTTCTATCTTGGCTTCACCATACAGGGTCCTGTCGTCTTCTAA